Proteins encoded by one window of Anopheles maculipalpis chromosome 2RL, idAnoMacuDA_375_x, whole genome shotgun sequence:
- the LOC126558720 gene encoding uridine-cytidine kinase isoform X3, producing MSDLECVNGARLNGNAADAVKTPFLIGVAGGTASGKSTVCKRIMEQLGQADMDHTQRQVVTISQDSFYRELSESEKARAERGLFNFDHPSAFNEEAMLQTLQDILQGKKVDISEYDYRRNSVCPEKKITIYPADVVLFEGILVFYFPAIRDLFHMKLFVDTDSDTRLARRVPRDINERGRDLDQVLNAYMNFVKPAFEEFCSPTKKFADVVIPRGADNTVAIDLIVQHIREFLNNRTRSDHSPHLATCGTSALNLANGRVRYFVFH from the exons ATGAGTGACCTAGAGTGTGTAAACGGTGCCCGACTAAATGGTAATGCGGCCGATGCGGTGAAAACACCCTTTCTGATCGGTGTTGCTGGTGGAACGGCCAGCGGGAAG TCGACGGTATGCAAACGTATCATGGAGCAACTAGGCCAAGCTGATATGGACCATACGCAACGACAA GTCGTCACAATAAGCCAGGACAGCTTCTATCGGGAGCTGTCGGAATCGGAGAAGGCACGTGCCGAGCGGGGTCTGTTTAACTTCGACCATCCGAGCGCCTTCAACGAGGAAGCGATGCTACAAACCCTGCAAGATATACTGCAGGGGAAAAAGGTCGACATTAGCGAGTACGATTATCGTAGAAACTCGGTCTGtccggagaagaaaatcacCATTTACCCGGCGGATGTGGTGCTGTTTGAGGGCATACTAGTCTTCTACTTTCCCGCCATTCGTGATCTCTTTCACATGAAGTTGTTTGTCGACACAGATTCGGACACAAGACTGGCCCGACGag TTCCACGTGACATTAACGAACGAGGAAGAGACTTGGATCAGGTGCTCAATGCTTACATGAATTTCGTCAAACCCGCGTTTGAAGAGTTTTGCTCTCCG ACCAAGAAGTTTGCTGACGTCGTTATACCGCGTGGAGCAGATAATACAG TCGCAATCGATCTGATCGTCCAACACATCCGCGAGTTTCTGAACAATCGCACACGCAGTGATCATAGCCCGCATCTAGCAACGTGTGGTACCAGTGCACTGAATCTGGCTAATGGTAGAG TTCGTTACTTCGTGTTCCACTAG
- the LOC126558720 gene encoding uridine-cytidine kinase isoform X4 — protein MSDLECVNGARLNGNAADAVKTPFLIGVAGGTASGKSTVCKRIMEQLGQADMDHTQRQVVTISQDSFYRELSESEKARAERGLFNFDHPSAFNEEAMLQTLQDILQGKKVDISEYDYRRNSVCPEKKITIYPADVVLFEGILVFYFPAIRDLFHMKLFVDTDSDTRLARRVPRDINERGRDLDQVLNAYMNFVKPAFEEFCSPTKKFADVVIPRGADNTVAIDLIVHHINEILHPSGGYNHNGH, from the exons ATGAGTGACCTAGAGTGTGTAAACGGTGCCCGACTAAATGGTAATGCGGCCGATGCGGTGAAAACACCCTTTCTGATCGGTGTTGCTGGTGGAACGGCCAGCGGGAAG TCGACGGTATGCAAACGTATCATGGAGCAACTAGGCCAAGCTGATATGGACCATACGCAACGACAA GTCGTCACAATAAGCCAGGACAGCTTCTATCGGGAGCTGTCGGAATCGGAGAAGGCACGTGCCGAGCGGGGTCTGTTTAACTTCGACCATCCGAGCGCCTTCAACGAGGAAGCGATGCTACAAACCCTGCAAGATATACTGCAGGGGAAAAAGGTCGACATTAGCGAGTACGATTATCGTAGAAACTCGGTCTGtccggagaagaaaatcacCATTTACCCGGCGGATGTGGTGCTGTTTGAGGGCATACTAGTCTTCTACTTTCCCGCCATTCGTGATCTCTTTCACATGAAGTTGTTTGTCGACACAGATTCGGACACAAGACTGGCCCGACGag TTCCACGTGACATTAACGAACGAGGAAGAGACTTGGATCAGGTGCTCAATGCTTACATGAATTTCGTCAAACCCGCGTTTGAAGAGTTTTGCTCTCCG ACCAAGAAGTTTGCTGACGTCGTTATACCGCGTGGAGCAGATAATACAG TTGCGATCGATCTGATAGTACATCACATTAATGAGATCTTGCATCCCAGTGGCGGATACAACCATAACGGACATTAA
- the LOC126558720 gene encoding uridine-cytidine kinase isoform X2, whose protein sequence is MSDLECVNGARLNGNAADAVKTPFLIGVAGGTASGKSTVCKRIMEQLGQADMDHTQRQVVTISQDSFYRELSESEKARAERGLFNFDHPSAFNEEAMLQTLQDILQGKKVDISEYDYRRNSVCPEKKITIYPADVVLFEGILVFYFPAIRDLFHMKLFVDTDSDTRLARRVPRDINERGRDLDQVLNAYMNFVKPAFEEFCSPTKKFADVVIPRGADNTVAIDLIVQHIREFLNNRTRSDHSPHLATCGTSALNLANGRGKPSFNDSDPHYRPH, encoded by the exons ATGAGTGACCTAGAGTGTGTAAACGGTGCCCGACTAAATGGTAATGCGGCCGATGCGGTGAAAACACCCTTTCTGATCGGTGTTGCTGGTGGAACGGCCAGCGGGAAG TCGACGGTATGCAAACGTATCATGGAGCAACTAGGCCAAGCTGATATGGACCATACGCAACGACAA GTCGTCACAATAAGCCAGGACAGCTTCTATCGGGAGCTGTCGGAATCGGAGAAGGCACGTGCCGAGCGGGGTCTGTTTAACTTCGACCATCCGAGCGCCTTCAACGAGGAAGCGATGCTACAAACCCTGCAAGATATACTGCAGGGGAAAAAGGTCGACATTAGCGAGTACGATTATCGTAGAAACTCGGTCTGtccggagaagaaaatcacCATTTACCCGGCGGATGTGGTGCTGTTTGAGGGCATACTAGTCTTCTACTTTCCCGCCATTCGTGATCTCTTTCACATGAAGTTGTTTGTCGACACAGATTCGGACACAAGACTGGCCCGACGag TTCCACGTGACATTAACGAACGAGGAAGAGACTTGGATCAGGTGCTCAATGCTTACATGAATTTCGTCAAACCCGCGTTTGAAGAGTTTTGCTCTCCG ACCAAGAAGTTTGCTGACGTCGTTATACCGCGTGGAGCAGATAATACAG TCGCAATCGATCTGATCGTCCAACACATCCGCGAGTTTCTGAACAATCGCACACGCAGTGATCATAGCCCGCATCTAGCAACGTGTGGTACCAGTGCACTGAATCTGGCTAATGGTAGAGGTAAGCCATCATTTAACGATTCCGATCCACACTATCGGCCTCACTGA
- the LOC126558720 gene encoding uridine-cytidine kinase isoform X1 translates to MSDLECVNGARLNGNAADAVKTPFLIGVAGGTASGKSTVCKRIMEQLGQADMDHTQRQVVTISQDSFYRELSESEKARAERGLFNFDHPSAFNEEAMLQTLQDILQGKKVDISEYDYRRNSVCPEKKITIYPADVVLFEGILVFYFPAIRDLFHMKLFVDTDSDTRLARRVPRDINERGRDLDQVLNAYMNFVKPAFEEFCSPTKKFADVVIPRGADNTVAIDLIVQHIREFLNNRTRSDHSPHLATCGTSALNLANGRAQATSMNSISPSMINSQLYAVLYEYS, encoded by the exons ATGAGTGACCTAGAGTGTGTAAACGGTGCCCGACTAAATGGTAATGCGGCCGATGCGGTGAAAACACCCTTTCTGATCGGTGTTGCTGGTGGAACGGCCAGCGGGAAG TCGACGGTATGCAAACGTATCATGGAGCAACTAGGCCAAGCTGATATGGACCATACGCAACGACAA GTCGTCACAATAAGCCAGGACAGCTTCTATCGGGAGCTGTCGGAATCGGAGAAGGCACGTGCCGAGCGGGGTCTGTTTAACTTCGACCATCCGAGCGCCTTCAACGAGGAAGCGATGCTACAAACCCTGCAAGATATACTGCAGGGGAAAAAGGTCGACATTAGCGAGTACGATTATCGTAGAAACTCGGTCTGtccggagaagaaaatcacCATTTACCCGGCGGATGTGGTGCTGTTTGAGGGCATACTAGTCTTCTACTTTCCCGCCATTCGTGATCTCTTTCACATGAAGTTGTTTGTCGACACAGATTCGGACACAAGACTGGCCCGACGag TTCCACGTGACATTAACGAACGAGGAAGAGACTTGGATCAGGTGCTCAATGCTTACATGAATTTCGTCAAACCCGCGTTTGAAGAGTTTTGCTCTCCG ACCAAGAAGTTTGCTGACGTCGTTATACCGCGTGGAGCAGATAATACAG TCGCAATCGATCTGATCGTCCAACACATCCGCGAGTTTCTGAACAATCGCACACGCAGTGATCATAGCCCGCATCTAGCAACGTGTGGTACCAGTGCACTGAATCTGGCTAATGGTAGAG CTCAAGCTACTAGTATGAACTCGATATCTCCTTCCATGATCAATAGTCAGCTTTATGCGGTACTGTACGAGTACAGCTGA